In one bacterium genomic region, the following are encoded:
- a CDS encoding pyridoxal-dependent decarboxylase, with amino-acid sequence EAPADLRGLSLADSVAVDPHKWLYAPLEAGCALVRNPEHLRNAFSYKPKYYHLEEEALNFVEYGPQNSRGFRALKVWLQLQQAGRSGYARMIGEDIELARYAHALISQHPEFEPRTLGLSIATFRYVPADLRGRVGTDATEEYLNKLNEELLAQIEQCGEVFVSPAVIRERYHLRLCVVNFRTTRADIAAMPEIIARTGREVDRRLRGHS; translated from the coding sequence CCGAGGCGCCCGCCGATCTGCGCGGATTGTCGCTGGCCGATTCGGTGGCGGTCGATCCGCACAAATGGCTGTATGCGCCGCTGGAGGCCGGGTGCGCCCTGGTGCGCAATCCCGAGCATCTGCGCAATGCCTTCTCCTACAAGCCGAAATACTACCATCTCGAGGAGGAGGCGCTCAACTTCGTCGAGTATGGCCCGCAGAATTCGCGCGGGTTCCGTGCGCTGAAAGTCTGGCTGCAATTGCAGCAGGCGGGACGGTCGGGATATGCGCGGATGATTGGCGAGGACATCGAACTGGCGCGGTACGCCCATGCGCTCATTTCGCAGCATCCCGAATTCGAGCCGCGCACGCTCGGCTTGAGCATCGCCACCTTCCGTTATGTGCCGGCCGATTTGCGCGGGCGCGTTGGCACCGATGCGACCGAGGAATACCTTAACAAGCTTAACGAGGAACTTCTGGCGCAGATCGAGCAGTGCGGCGAGGTGTTTGTCTCGCCGGCGGTGATCCGCGAGCGGTACCACCTGCGGTTGTGTGTGGTCAATTTCCGCACCACCCGCGCCGACATCGCGGCCATGCCGGAGATCATCGCCCGGACGGGACGGGAGGTCGACCGGCGGTTGCGCGGGCATTCGTAG